From the Cryptomeria japonica chromosome 2, Sugi_1.0, whole genome shotgun sequence genome, one window contains:
- the LOC131074948 gene encoding 17.4 kDa class III heat shock protein yields MEDCYEASFNHLFNFPEDEVLEKLLNSRSYERLLNPRSYEYGKGMASAPVDIKQTPKDYTFLVDVPGLTKSDIQVQVENGKLLVIKCAGKRKRDDEGEEECKLLRVERKVNHRFTRKFTLPGDAKADGISATCVDGVLSVTVPRIVPEKPKTIEISVA; encoded by the exons ATGGAGGACTGTTACGAAGCGAGCTTTAATCACTTGTTCAACTTTCCGGAGGACGAGGTTTTGGAGAAATTATTAAATTCCCGCTCGTATGAACGTCTGTTAAACCCTCGGTCATATGAATATGGCAAAGGCATGGCGTCTGCGCCTGTGGACATCAAACAAACGCCGAAAGACTATACTTTTCTTGTCGACGTTCCAGGGCTCACTAAATCCGACATTCAG GTCCAAGTGGAGAACGGGAAACTTTTGGTCATAAAATGTGCTGGTAAGCGGAAACGCGATGACGAAGGTGAAGAGGAGTGTAAACTGCTGCGAGTAGAGAGAAAGGTGAATCACAGGTTTACCAGGAAATTTACGTTACCTGGCGACGCTAAAGCTGACGGCATTTCGGCTACCTGCGTGGACGGAGTTCTGTCTGTTACTGTGCCTAGGATTGTGCCTGAGAAGCCAAAGACAATTGAGATTTCCGTTGCCTGA